One stretch of Arachis duranensis cultivar V14167 chromosome 1, aradu.V14167.gnm2.J7QH, whole genome shotgun sequence DNA includes these proteins:
- the LOC107496997 gene encoding threonine synthase 1, chloroplastic, whose protein sequence is MVSSSLFNPSFSTLTPKPTNPTTKRKNRLAPNVIACTSSTYDSSSPTTSTNSHPPTAPPHNHSRRNAEENIKDEARRHRSASGCDSRGFMARYVPFNAGFDSAEWYSLDDIVYRSRSGGLLDVQHDMEALSRFDGAYWRSLFDSRVGKTAWPYGSGVWSKKEWVLPEIDPDDIVSAFEGNSNLFWAERFGKQYLSMNDLWVKHCGISHTGSFKDLGMTVLVSQVNRLRKLNRTVVGVGCASTGDTSAALSAYCAAAGIPSIVFLPANKISTAQLVQPIANGALVLSIDTDFDGCMKLIREITSELPIYLANSLNSLRLEGQKTAAIEILQQFDWEVPDWVIVPGGNLGNIYAFYKGFKMCKDLGLVDRIPRLVCAQAANANPLYRYYKSGWKEFKAVTAKSTFASAIQIGDPVSIDRAVFALRNSEGIVEEASEEELMDAMAQADSTGMFICPHTGVALTALIKLRRSGVIGPTDRTVVVSTAHGLKFTQSKTDYHSGAIPGMGQFANPPVTVNPDFGSVMDVLRGFLKSNRLKNK, encoded by the exons ATGGTGTCATCATCGTTGTTCAACCCTTCCTTCTCCACTCTCACCCCAAAACCTACTAATCCAACTACCAAGAGAAAAAACCGCCTCGCCCCCAACGTAATAGCATGCACCTCATCCACATACGATTCCTCCTCTCCCACCACAAGCACAAACTCTCACCCACCGACGGCGCCGCCGCATAACCACAGCCGCCGCAACGCCGAAGAGAACATCAAGGACGAGGCACGCCGCCACCGCTCGGCTTCCGGTTGCGACAGCCGAGGCTTCATGGCGAGGTACGTTCCCTTCAACGCGGGATTCGACTCGGCGGAATGGTACTCCCTGGATGATATCGTGTACCGTAGCCGCTCTGGCGGGCTGCTTGACGTTCAACACGACATGGAGGCGCTGTCGAGGTTCGACGGTGCGTACTGGCGCTCTCTGTTCGACTCGCGAGTGGGGAAGACTGCGTGGCCGTACGGCTCCGGCGTATGGAGCAAGAAGGAGTGGGTGCTACCGGAGATCGATCCCGACGACATCGTTAGCGCCTTCGAAGGAAACTCCAACCTCTTCTGGGCCGAACGGTTCGGAAAACAGTACCTCTCCATGAACGACCTTTGGGTCAAGCACTGCGGCATCAGCCACACCGGAAGCTTCAAGGACCTGGGCATGACCGTCCTCGTCAGCCAG gTGAACCGATTGCGCAAGTTGAACCGGACGGTTGTAGGGGTTGGGTGCGCTTCAACAGGTGACACGTCAGCGGCTCTCTCGGCGTACTGCGCGGCGGCGGGGATCCCTTCCATCGTGTTCCTTCCCGCGAACAAGATCTCAACGGCGCAACTGGTTCAGCCGATTGCGAACGGCGCGTTGGTTTTGAGCATCGACACCGATTTCGACGGCTGCATGAAGCTGATTCGTGAGATCACTTCAGAGTTACCTATCTACTTGGCGAACTCGCTGAACAGCCTGAGGCTGGAAGGTCAGAAAACCGCCGCTATTGAGATTCTTCAGCAGTTCGATTGGGAGGTTCCCGATTGGGTCATCGTTCCCGGCGGAAACCTAGGGAACATCTACGCCTTCTACAAGGGATTCAAAATGTGCAAGGATTTAGGGCTCGTGGATAGGATCCCAAGGCTCGTTTGCGCTCAAGCCGCGAACGCGAATCCTCTGTACCGGTACTACAAGAGCGGGTGGAAGGAGTTTAAGGCCGTGACCGCGAAATCGACGTTCGCTTCTGCAATACAGATTGGCGATCCGGTTTCTATTGATAGGGCGGTGTTTGCGCTGAGAAATTCGGAGGGGATTGTTGAGGAGGCGAGCGAGGAGGAGCTGATGGATGCCATGGCTCAAGCTGATTCGACGGGTATGTTCATATGTCCGCACACTGGGGTGGCTTTGACGGCTCTGATTAAGCTTCGGAGGAGTGGGGTGATAGGGCCCACTGATCGGACGGTGGTGGTTAGCACTGCCCATGGGTTGAAGTTCACTCAGAGTAAGACTGATTATCATTCTGGTGCTATTCCTGGGATGGGTCAGTTCGCTAACCCTCCCGTGACGGTCAATCCGGATTTCGGATCCGTGATGGATGTGCTCAGGGGTTTCTTGAAGAGTAACCGCCTAAAGAACAAGTGA